From the genome of Agromyces intestinalis:
GTCGACTGGCCCGCGACGACCTCGCCGCGGATGACGGTCTGGATCGCCTCGCCCAGCACCTCCCAGTTGTGGTCGAGGTCGTCGAGCAGCAGCGCCCGATCGAGGTCGATCTCGCCGAGTCCGCGCAGCAGGTTGTCGAGCGCGAGCAGCGAGTGCCCGAACCCGACGCCGATGTTGCGCTGCGCCGACGAGTCGGTGAGGTCGCGCTGGAGGCGCGAGGTGACGAGGGTCGCGGCGAGCGAGTCGAGCACGGCGCTCGACAGCTCGAGGTTCGCCTCGGCGTTCTCGAACCGGATCGGGTTGACCTTGTGCGGCATCGTCGACGAGCCGGTCGCGCCGGCGGCCGGGATCTGCCGGAAGTACCCGAGCGAGATGTAGGTCCAGATGTCGGTCGCCAGGTTGTGGAGGACCCGGTTCGCGTGCGAGACGCGAGCGTAGAGCTCGGCCTGCCAGTCGTGCGATTCGATCTGCGTGGTGAGCGGGTTCCAGGTGAGCCCGAGCGACTCGACGAACTCGCGCGACACGTCGGGCCACGAGACATCCGGCACCGCGACGACGTGCGCCGAGAACGTGCCGGTTGCGCCCGAGAACTTGCCCAGGTACTCGGTCTGCTCGACCTGCCGGGCGATGCGCTGCAGCCGGTGCGCGAACACCGCGAGCTCTTTGCCCATCGTGGTGGGCGTCGCGGGCTGGCCGTGCGTGCGCGAGAGCATCGAGGCATCCCGGTGCTCCTCGGCGAGCTCGGTCAGTCGCGCGATCACGAGACCGAGCTTCGGCAGCCAGATCTGCTGCACCGCATCGCGCACGGTGATGGCGTAGGAGAGGTTGTTGATGTCTTCGCTCGTGCAGGCGAAGTGGGTGAGCTCGGCGATCGAGTCGAGGCCGAGCAGCTCGAGCCGCCGCCGCACGTAGTACTCGACGGCCTTCACGTCGTGCCGGGTCGTCGCCTCGAGCGCGGCGAGCTCGTCGATGTCGGCCTGGCCGAAGTCGGTGACGACCGCGCGCAGCGCGTCCTTCTGCGAGGGCGTGAGCGGCTGCGTGCCGAAGAATCCGCGGTCGGTCTGGGCGATCAGCCACTCGACCTCTACGTGGATGCGCGCACGGTTGAGCCCGGCCTCGGAGAGATGCTCGCCCAGCGATCCGACCGCCGCGCGGTAGCGTCCATCGAGCGGGCTGAGCGGCTGGGGAGGCAGCGAAGTCATCGGATTCCTTGTCTGAGAGCCGGCGCGAGTTGCCGGAAGAGCGCCGTGGTCGACCGCTCTATCATCCCAAGAACTCGATCGAAGGTCTCCGCGTCCGAGTAATAGGGGTCGGGCACGTCCTGCAGCGGCGCCAGTTCGGGCTCGAACTCGAGCAGCAGGCGCACCTTGTGCTGATCGGTCGCGTTCGTCGCCCAGTTGCGCAGGATGCGCGCCTGCCCGCGGTCGAACGCGACCACGAGGTCGAGCTCGCCGAAGTTCGTCGGGTCGAACTGCCGCGCCCGGTGCTTCGAGCCGTCATAGCCCGCGCGGTCGAGTGCGTCGATGGTGCGCTGGTCGGCCTGCTCGCCGACATGCCAGTCGCCGGTCGCGGCGGACTCGATCGCGAGCGCGCCGTCGAGCCCCGCGCGTTCGGCGAGGGAGCGCAGCACGACCTCGGCCATCGGCGAGCGGCAGATGTTGCCGGTGCACACGAAACTGATCCGAAACGGCGCTGCGTCGGCCCCCGCGGGTTCCGCTCGCGTCATGCGCCCTATTCTGGTGGACATCGCGCGCCCGCGCAGCAGCGATTTTCGGGGGCGCGGCCGGGTTCGGAGGGCGGGGATGTCGGGTTCGGATGCCTCGCGGCGGTCGCCTGCGACGGATGCCTCGCCGGCGCGCCGTGCGGCCGACGCTCCCCCGGCGGATGTCGCACTGGACGCGCCGCTCGTCGCCGCGCTCGTCGCGGCGCAGCATCC
Proteins encoded in this window:
- the purB gene encoding adenylosuccinate lyase, translated to MTSLPPQPLSPLDGRYRAAVGSLGEHLSEAGLNRARIHVEVEWLIAQTDRGFFGTQPLTPSQKDALRAVVTDFGQADIDELAALEATTRHDVKAVEYYVRRRLELLGLDSIAELTHFACTSEDINNLSYAITVRDAVQQIWLPKLGLVIARLTELAEEHRDASMLSRTHGQPATPTTMGKELAVFAHRLQRIARQVEQTEYLGKFSGATGTFSAHVVAVPDVSWPDVSREFVESLGLTWNPLTTQIESHDWQAELYARVSHANRVLHNLATDIWTYISLGYFRQIPAAGATGSSTMPHKVNPIRFENAEANLELSSAVLDSLAATLVTSRLQRDLTDSSAQRNIGVGFGHSLLALDNLLRGLGEIDLDRALLLDDLDHNWEVLGEAIQTVIRGEVVAGQSTISDPYALLKELTRGKRVGAAELAEFVSSLEIGDAAKQRLLALTPASYVGLADELVDRLAPHD
- a CDS encoding low molecular weight protein-tyrosine-phosphatase, encoding MTRAEPAGADAAPFRISFVCTGNICRSPMAEVVLRSLAERAGLDGALAIESAATGDWHVGEQADQRTIDALDRAGYDGSKHRARQFDPTNFGELDLVVAFDRGQARILRNWATNATDQHKVRLLLEFEPELAPLQDVPDPYYSDAETFDRVLGMIERSTTALFRQLAPALRQGIR